A stretch of Aeromicrobium tamlense DNA encodes these proteins:
- a CDS encoding protein kinase family protein, whose product MSDRRPHVSGDVLASRYELADLVSESLGASNWRAVDRVLHRNVRVELLPADDPRGANFLEAARRSTSVTDHRFLRVLDLLQDEDGVHVVVREWAKATPLSRLLAQSPLPNRRAAAIVAEVAESLAHAHDRGLVHRRLTPHQILLKESGAVRIVGLGVATALAPADHQDSDDDLASYRAADVVALGKVLYACLVSRWPGGHVDGLRAAPTEHGHLLRPRQVRAGVLRDVDEICDRILEPSRHPYDALTSAEEIARALYEAGEGDEDLFDEPLGYDVTSPDLLRLDPVVEPSGPPPGLEPPRRRPKAYEPKPPTRRERFTARMQMMTHGDRALILLGLITAIVLSGVLAFLVGREAGQVGDPYAQSAPETPVRVLPLARVVDFDPQGEDRRENPELTQAILDDDPETGWRTSTYYGRADLGGLKDGVGLILDLGTVRQVEQVRLRLAGTPTDLSILTAPSSISELPRNLDDLREVATLNSAAEDLSVALPRDVRTRYVVVWLRELPQIGDGEYRGEIRRAIVRGR is encoded by the coding sequence ATGAGCGACCGGAGACCGCACGTCTCCGGCGACGTGCTCGCCTCGCGGTACGAGCTGGCCGACCTCGTCAGCGAGAGCCTCGGTGCCTCCAACTGGCGCGCGGTCGACCGGGTGCTGCACCGCAACGTGCGGGTCGAGCTGCTGCCGGCCGACGACCCTCGCGGCGCCAACTTCCTCGAGGCCGCCCGCCGCTCCACCAGCGTCACCGACCACCGCTTCCTGCGGGTCCTCGACCTGCTGCAGGACGAGGACGGCGTGCACGTGGTGGTGCGCGAGTGGGCCAAGGCCACGCCGCTGAGCCGGCTGCTGGCCCAGTCGCCGCTGCCCAACCGTCGTGCCGCCGCGATCGTGGCGGAGGTGGCCGAGTCCCTCGCGCACGCCCACGACCGGGGCCTCGTGCACCGGCGCCTCACGCCGCACCAGATCCTCCTCAAGGAGTCCGGCGCGGTGCGCATCGTGGGTCTGGGCGTCGCCACCGCGCTGGCTCCCGCCGACCACCAGGACTCCGACGACGACCTCGCCTCGTACCGTGCGGCTGATGTGGTCGCGCTGGGCAAGGTCCTCTACGCCTGCCTCGTCAGCCGGTGGCCGGGCGGCCACGTCGACGGCCTGCGCGCCGCCCCCACCGAGCACGGGCACCTGCTGCGGCCCCGTCAAGTGCGCGCCGGCGTGCTGCGTGACGTCGACGAGATCTGCGACCGCATCCTCGAGCCGTCGCGGCACCCCTACGACGCCCTGACGTCGGCCGAGGAGATCGCGCGGGCGCTCTACGAGGCCGGCGAGGGCGACGAGGACCTCTTCGACGAGCCGCTCGGCTACGACGTGACCTCGCCCGACCTGCTGCGCCTCGACCCCGTGGTGGAGCCGTCGGGCCCGCCCCCCGGTCTCGAGCCCCCGAGGCGCCGGCCCAAGGCGTACGAGCCGAAGCCGCCCACGCGTCGCGAGCGGTTCACCGCGCGCATGCAGATGATGACGCACGGCGACCGCGCTCTGATCCTGCTGGGACTCATCACCGCGATCGTGCTGTCGGGCGTGCTGGCGTTCCTCGTCGGGCGTGAAGCCGGCCAGGTGGGCGACCCGTACGCCCAGTCGGCGCCCGAGACGCCCGTGCGGGTGCTGCCGCTGGCACGCGTCGTCGACTTCGACCCGCAGGGCGAGGACCGCCGCGAGAACCCCGAGCTCACCCAGGCGATCCTCGACGACGACCCCGAGACCGGCTGGCGCACCTCCACGTACTACGGACGCGCCGACCTCGGCGGTCTCAAGGACGGCGTCGGGCTGATCCTCGACCTCGGCACCGTGCGCCAGGTGGAGCAGGTGCGGCTGCGCCTCGCGGGCACCCCGACCGACCTGTCGATCCTCACGGCGCCCTCCTCGATCTCGGAGCTGCCGCGGAACCTCGACGACCTGCGCGAGGTCGCCACCCTCAACAGCGCGGCCGAGGACCTCTCGGTCGCCCTGCCACGCGACGTGCGCACCCGCTACGTCGTCGTGTGGCTCCGCGAGCTGCCCCAGATCGGCGACGGCGAGTACCGCGGGGAGATCCGCCGCGCGATCGTCCGCGGCCGGTGA
- a CDS encoding DUF6049 family protein — MTFRAWLTAFVVAVSLLVGSPSPTATASDGSLGVRIDGLTPTRLSAKATITMSGIVRNTGSTPWTSVQAYLVIPRSPFESRAQIEAAIEDGQSYTGERVVDAGSFAELGDIAPGSFRRFRIEVPVSKLGLSGAGGVYPVGVQVLATDEEGQRSNDAVARATTFLPWVPNPATPIPAGLVWPFTPTWTPEEAEPEEILASVQDGQLRHYLDAAAATPREGRTVVLDPSLLDELAPLTDAESPPKDVELTTDQAAAVVDWLADLRELALGSTTWIVSYARPDELALNRYPENAETLWNVVDDATADALADHALTGPRASWPTIAGTTLPMLEDIRSRGEGPTVVSRQSVPGWEPRLGSVVSLETRNGPLPLLVNGALPDVPGSETAVTLRQRILTDAALGALERESDPKSRADAMTIVDPSWDPGTTGGQVVARVITTRGSGGLTRPATATELVRSAPVSYSGAVLEEVDTTSLGASTLDRIANLSKVADLHDAIVVDPNRPDHDRDLASLLSVRWRTEQAALDARIAAETEALESELDDISIDSPSTITLSSSRGGFPLTLSNETASTVRVGLELVADNPGLSVDDIEPVEIDAGERHTFTVQVDLGDQTSSTVSARLATEAGVTFGEPAVFNIRTSNVGLIVWATMAAAGLLVIFTWARRFLGRRRRRGAEAAAPATDAEDLDD; from the coding sequence GTGACGTTCCGCGCCTGGCTGACCGCCTTCGTGGTCGCGGTGTCACTGCTGGTGGGCTCGCCGAGCCCCACGGCCACCGCCTCCGACGGCTCGCTGGGGGTGCGGATCGACGGTCTGACGCCCACGCGGCTGTCCGCGAAGGCCACCATCACGATGAGCGGCATCGTCCGCAACACCGGCTCCACGCCGTGGACCTCGGTGCAGGCCTACCTGGTCATCCCGCGCAGCCCGTTCGAGTCGCGCGCGCAGATCGAGGCGGCGATCGAGGACGGCCAGTCCTACACGGGCGAGCGCGTGGTCGACGCTGGCTCGTTCGCCGAGCTGGGCGACATCGCGCCGGGCTCGTTCCGTCGCTTCCGCATCGAGGTGCCGGTGTCGAAGCTGGGCCTCTCCGGCGCCGGCGGCGTCTATCCCGTCGGCGTGCAGGTGCTGGCCACCGACGAGGAGGGCCAGCGCTCGAACGACGCGGTGGCGCGCGCCACCACCTTCCTGCCGTGGGTGCCCAATCCCGCCACGCCGATCCCCGCCGGCCTCGTCTGGCCGTTCACCCCCACGTGGACGCCCGAGGAGGCCGAGCCCGAGGAGATCCTCGCCTCCGTGCAGGACGGACAGCTGCGCCACTACCTCGACGCCGCCGCCGCGACGCCGCGCGAGGGTCGAACCGTGGTGCTCGACCCCTCCCTGCTCGACGAGCTCGCGCCGCTGACCGACGCGGAGAGTCCGCCGAAGGACGTCGAGCTGACCACCGACCAGGCCGCGGCGGTGGTCGACTGGCTGGCCGACCTGCGCGAGCTCGCCCTCGGCTCCACCACGTGGATCGTCTCCTACGCCCGGCCCGACGAGCTGGCGCTCAACCGCTACCCCGAGAACGCCGAGACGCTGTGGAACGTCGTCGACGACGCGACGGCCGACGCGCTCGCCGACCACGCGCTCACCGGGCCGCGCGCGTCGTGGCCCACCATCGCGGGCACCACGCTGCCCATGCTCGAGGACATCCGCAGCCGCGGCGAGGGCCCCACCGTGGTGTCGCGCCAGAGCGTGCCCGGGTGGGAGCCGCGGCTGGGCTCGGTCGTGAGCCTCGAGACGCGCAACGGCCCGCTGCCGCTGCTGGTCAACGGCGCCCTCCCCGACGTTCCCGGCAGCGAGACCGCCGTGACCCTGCGCCAGCGAATCCTCACCGACGCCGCACTGGGAGCGCTCGAGCGCGAGAGCGACCCGAAGTCGCGCGCCGACGCGATGACGATCGTCGATCCCAGCTGGGATCCCGGCACCACGGGCGGCCAGGTGGTCGCGCGCGTGATCACCACGCGCGGCTCGGGCGGCCTGACCCGGCCGGCCACCGCCACCGAGCTGGTCCGCTCCGCGCCCGTCAGCTACAGCGGCGCCGTGCTGGAGGAGGTCGACACCACCTCGCTCGGCGCCTCCACGCTCGACCGCATCGCCAACCTGTCGAAGGTCGCCGACCTCCACGACGCGATCGTGGTGGACCCCAACCGGCCCGACCACGACCGCGACCTCGCCTCGCTGCTGTCCGTGCGCTGGCGCACCGAGCAGGCCGCCCTCGACGCGAGGATCGCCGCCGAGACCGAGGCGCTCGAGTCCGAGCTCGACGACATCTCCATCGACAGTCCCTCCACCATCACGCTGTCGAGCAGCCGCGGCGGGTTCCCGCTCACGCTCTCCAACGAGACCGCCAGCACCGTGCGCGTGGGGCTCGAGCTCGTCGCCGACAACCCCGGGTTGAGCGTCGACGACATCGAGCCCGTCGAGATCGACGCCGGCGAGCGGCACACGTTCACCGTCCAGGTCGACCTCGGCGACCAGACCTCCAGCACCGTGAGCGCCCGCCTGGCCACCGAGGCCGGCGTGACCTTCGGCGAGCCCGCCGTCTTCAACATCCGCACCAGCAACGTCGGCCTGATCGTGTGGGCCACGATGGCCGCCGCCGGACTCCTCGTGATCTTCACGTGGGCCCGCCGGTTCCTCGGCCGCCGGCGCCGCCGGGGTGCCGAGGCCGCCGCCCCCGCGACCGACGCCGAGGACCTCGATGACTGA
- the murJ gene encoding murein biosynthesis integral membrane protein MurJ, whose product MTDPNLARASAWMALGTIVSRITGLLRSLVLLAVVGSALNGSLFNVANSIPNSLYILVAGGIFNVVLVPQLVRAMKNDPDGGDAYANRIITLGLLVLGIATVVLMLAVPVLLRLLFGPDLFTDDFTRQRESAQLLMLLCMPQVFFYGAFVLVGQILNSRQRFGPMMWAPIVNNLVALGVLGAYAVVFGVATPGAADGFSTGEAWLLGLGSTLGIAVQALVLVPYLRQVGFRFRPRFDFRGVGLGHTLRLGAWTLAFIVVNQISYFVIVRLASSADIEGKKEGVPSAGQVVYDVGFLISQVPHGVITVSLATAIIPTLAARAAEHDYARMRLELSRTLRLALMLIAPIAVAVACLGSPVASVLAGFGAARGNTDAIGTTISAFALALVMFSLHYVVLRGFYALEDTRTPFFIQTVIAVANIALAVAVTTGAPPIEVSTRLALAYGLAYTIGLAVSATVLSRRIGTLTDPETVRFVVRLVLVCAVAAVVMLLGRWGWERFLVTGNPSPAWALGELVVVGAAGAAATVLAARLLRVEELRYVVSSVLRRG is encoded by the coding sequence ATGACTGACCCGAACCTCGCCCGCGCCAGCGCCTGGATGGCGCTCGGGACGATCGTCTCGCGCATCACGGGCCTGCTGCGCTCGCTCGTGCTGCTGGCCGTGGTCGGCTCCGCGCTGAACGGCTCGCTGTTCAACGTCGCGAACTCGATCCCGAACTCGCTCTACATCCTCGTCGCGGGCGGCATCTTCAACGTCGTCCTCGTACCGCAGCTGGTGCGCGCGATGAAGAACGATCCCGACGGCGGCGACGCGTACGCCAACCGGATCATCACCCTCGGCCTGCTCGTCCTGGGCATCGCCACGGTCGTGCTCATGCTCGCGGTGCCGGTGCTGCTGCGGCTGCTGTTCGGTCCCGACCTGTTCACCGACGACTTCACGCGCCAGCGCGAGTCGGCCCAGCTGCTGATGCTGCTGTGCATGCCGCAGGTGTTCTTCTACGGCGCCTTCGTGCTGGTGGGCCAGATCCTGAACTCGCGCCAGCGGTTCGGCCCGATGATGTGGGCGCCGATCGTCAACAACCTCGTCGCCCTCGGCGTGCTGGGCGCCTACGCCGTGGTCTTCGGGGTCGCCACCCCGGGCGCCGCCGACGGCTTCAGCACCGGTGAGGCCTGGCTGCTCGGCCTGGGCTCCACGCTCGGCATCGCGGTGCAGGCGCTCGTGCTCGTGCCGTACCTGCGTCAGGTGGGCTTCCGCTTCCGCCCGCGCTTCGACTTTCGCGGGGTCGGCCTCGGGCACACCCTGCGCCTCGGCGCGTGGACCCTCGCGTTCATCGTGGTCAACCAGATCTCGTACTTCGTGATCGTGCGCCTGGCGTCCAGCGCCGACATCGAGGGCAAGAAGGAGGGCGTCCCGAGTGCGGGCCAGGTCGTCTACGACGTCGGCTTCCTCATCAGCCAGGTGCCGCACGGCGTCATCACGGTGTCGCTGGCGACGGCGATCATCCCCACGCTGGCGGCCCGAGCGGCCGAGCACGACTACGCCCGGATGCGCCTCGAGCTGAGCCGCACCCTGCGGCTGGCCCTCATGCTGATCGCGCCGATCGCGGTCGCGGTGGCGTGCCTGGGCTCGCCCGTGGCCTCGGTGCTCGCTGGCTTCGGCGCCGCGCGCGGCAACACCGACGCGATCGGCACCACGATCTCGGCCTTCGCCCTCGCGCTCGTGATGTTCAGCCTGCACTACGTCGTGCTGCGCGGCTTCTACGCACTCGAGGACACGCGCACCCCGTTCTTCATCCAGACCGTGATCGCCGTGGCCAACATCGCTCTGGCCGTCGCGGTCACCACCGGCGCCCCGCCGATCGAGGTCTCCACGCGCCTCGCCCTGGCGTACGGCCTGGCCTACACGATCGGCCTCGCCGTCTCGGCCACCGTGCTGTCGCGCCGCATCGGCACCCTGACCGATCCCGAGACCGTCCGCTTCGTGGTGCGGCTCGTCCTCGTGTGCGCCGTCGCGGCCGTCGTGATGCTGCTCGGGCGCTGGGGCTGGGAGCGGTTCCTGGTGACCGGGAACCCCTCTCCCGCCTGGGCTCTCGGCGAGCTCGTCGTCGTCGGAGCGGCCGGTGCCGCGGCCACCGTGCTGGCCGCGCGACTGCTGCGCGTCGAGGAGCTGCGCTATGTCGTCTCCAGCGTCCTGCGTCGAGGCTGA